The following proteins are encoded in a genomic region of Drosophila willistoni isolate 14030-0811.24 chromosome 3R, UCI_dwil_1.1, whole genome shotgun sequence:
- the LOC6651077 gene encoding neurofibromin isoform X2: MATQKPGEWASALLARFEDQLPNKIGPYGTQARMSQDQLVACLIHISRYRFSLVISGLTKMLQRVNEAALQNRHEPERCYFESLVIILTTLERCLTNQTKDTARFEEAMNVKLLLREISQFVDVQSDNNPNAAQLKALASKVLFALSQNHFSAVFNRISARIQELTSCTEENPDYNDIELIQHIDMDMLKLTKLLQETITKFRSKRAPPLILLYSLEKAIWNWIEYHPQEFQDLQRGTNRDISTCWEPLLDFVEYFKTENKKSKTLVWPLQMLLLILNPSSLEATVNELQQSEKEKDNKDKAQSKSTQSASRDKDFSAKQFIESIKRGLGQHSPSKQVTESSAIACVKLCKASTYININDSNNVVFKLVQYFINDLKALLFNPAKPFSRGQGYNFADIELMIDCWVSCFRINPHNIEALKVCLNLSSPQAYHFVIVCSLLRLAHIYVDFRLQNKNPFRIVNQPRLSWWPQTDVVHYRSAELRALFTDTLNKATQGYIAHTPLRYITSLTLKSKDTQKGLTRAEEGPAHKMLLLLLVRLIHADPTLLLNTQGKVAHEVQSSTLELINGLVSLVHQTTMPDVAQEAMEALLALHAPEKIEVWNPEAPINTFWDVSSQVLFSISQKLIQHQIANYTDVLKWLREILICRNTFLQRHKDYAHVGSQIAICKQAHIKMEVVFFMYLWSVDLDAVLTSLSCFGLLCEEAEICCSSDELTVGFIMPNYHIYQELAQLSTSATDTRICFFDNSHGNVLSRLTLQKRIMTLLRKIEHCVHGVQPAWEETFRNWEVSSKVLQTYPKCKGEDAQAEVFHRGMGKRRASHQSSEHDLEEQINEWANMTWFLLALGGVCLQKRNSSRQILVQQCQNNVSLGSLAQNSLYSSSTSSGHGSLHPSTISLTAIPAAPPQDCSYCPVTQFIGQLLRLLVCSNEKIGLNIQKNVKELVGEEMSTQLYPILFDQIRAIVEKFFDQQGQVNVNVTDINTQFIEHIIYIMKSILDPKASKDPNNDQPSPSEHLGVTSIEGLMLGVVRYARYLDMTVFAIRIKTKLCQLVEVMMKRRDDLAFRQEMKFRNKLVEYLTDWVMGTSHQIAPPSSADASILTNTSLIFRDLDQACMEAVAALLRGLPLQPEESDRGDLMDAKSALFLKYFTLFMNLLNDCIDSSEAEKELNNTPLLPPRPRMAAGKLTALRNATIQAMSNLLGANIDSGLMHSIDLGYNPDLQTRAAFMEVLTQILQQGTEFDTLAETVLADRFEQLVQLVTMISDKGELPIAMALANVVTTSQMDELARVLVTLFDAKHLLSPLLWNMFYREVEVSDCMQTLFRGNSLGSKIMAFCFKIYGASYLQMLLEPLIRPLLDEQEETCFEVDPARLDPSEDIEEHRNNLIALTQKVFDAIINSSDRFPPQLRSMCHCLYQVLSKRFPNLLQNNIGAVGTVIFLRFINPAIVSPQELGIVDKQVHSSAKRGLMLMSKILQNIANHVEFSKEQHMLCFNDFLRDHFEAGRRFFIQIASDCETVDQTSHSMSFISDANVLALHRLLWTHQEKIGDYLSSSRDHKAVGRRPFDKMATLLAYLGPPEHKPVDSHMMFSSYARWSSIDMSSTNFEEIMVKHQMHEKEEFKTLKSMNIFYQAGTSKSGYPVFYYIARRYKIGETNGDLLIYHVILTLKPFCHSPFEVVIDFTHTCSDNRFRTEFLQKWFYVLPTVAYENVHAVYIYNCNSWVREYTKFHDRILAPLKGNRKLMFLESPNKLTDYIDAEQQKLPGATLSLDEDLKVFSNALKLSHKDTKVAIKVGPTALQITSAEKTKVLAHSVLLNDVYYASEIEEVCLVDDNQFTLSITNESGQLSFIHNDCDNIVQAIIHIRNRWELSQPDSVTVHQKIRPKDVPGTLLNMALLNLGSCDPNLRTAAYNLLCALTATFDLKIEGQLLETQGLCIPSNNTIFIKSVSEKLATNEPHLTLEFLEESIQGFQRSTIELKHLCLEYMTPWLKNLVKFCKSNDDAKKLKVSQILDKLICLTIDQKEMYPSVQAKIWGSVGQIPELIDMVLDNFLHKSITYGLGSPQVEIMADTAVALASANVQLVSKKVITRMCRVMDKSCTNPTQYLEQHMMWDDIAILGRYLLMLSFNNCLDVATSVPYLFHTITFLVCSGSLSMRASTHGLVINIIHSLCTCTNPSFSEEAQRVLRLSLDEFSLPKFYLLFGISKVKSAAVTAFRSSCRHPTDKWLGNERVTQPLPADRERLSLPSLEVITDALLEIMEACMRDVPDCEWLNIWTSLARSFAFCYNPALQPRALIVFGCISKSVTDHEVKQLLRILVKALESFNDLILIEALVMCLTRIQPLLRPESPIHRALFWVAISVLQLDEITLYAAGLALLEQNLHTLKSQGCFDKTETIAEVMMQTREKLEWHFKQLDHAVGLSFRSNFHFALVGHLIKGFRHPTPTTVSRTSRVLTMLLGIIAKPLHRDKFEVTPDSVAYLTALVAVSEEVRSRCHVKHALPRWPADLGGSVENGELANGAMQAIGQPLSRRQKSWDILDQSALQFARQHKVPTLQERGSRSSVSNESNVLLDPEVLPDLSIQALVLTVLATLVKYSSDEGETRVLYQYLAEGSVVFPKVFPVIHSLLDQKINNILSVSHDQVVLNSVQNIIQNMLASEDPSQQQLHFLQSCGFGGLWRFAGPFTKYNMMGESSELFVNCLEYMVETCLPGDETAPVPPSPRPYNLSSSLSSLTLGSPTDKAA; encoded by the exons ATGGCAACGCAAAAACCTGGCGAATGGGCGAGTGCCCTGCTGGCACGATTTGAAGATCAG CTGCCAAACAAAATCGGACCTTATGGCACTCAGGCCAGGATGAGCCAGGATCAACTAGTGGCCTGCTTGATCCACATTTCACGCTATCGTTTCTCACTGGTGATATCGGGTCTGACCAAAATGCTGCAGCGTGTTAATGAAGCG GCCCTACAAAATCGCCATGAACCAGAACGATGCTACTTTGAATCTCTGGTCATAATCTTGACCACTCTGGAACGATGCCTTACCAATCAGACCAAGGACACGGCACGGTTCGAGGAGGCAATGAATGTGAAACTATTACTGAGAGAAATTTCACAATTTGTGGATGTACAGAGCGATAATAATCCAAATGCTGCTCAGCTAAAGGCTTTGGCGTCAAAAGTTTTGTTTGCCTTATCCCAGAATCATTTCTCAGCAGTGTTCAACCGAATCTCGGCCCGCATACAAGAGCTGACTTCGTGCACAGAAGAGAATCCCGATTACAACGACATCGAATTAATCCAGCACATTGACATGGATATGTTGAAGCTGACAAAGCTTTTGCAGG AAACTATTACCAAATTTCGTTCAAAGCGTGCACCGCCTTTGATTTTGCTATATTCATTGGAGAAGGCCATTTGGAATTGGATTGAATATCATCCCCAAGAATTTCAGGATCTACAGCGAGGCACCAATCGGGATATATCTAC GTGCTGGGAGCCACTGCTGGACTTtgttgaatattttaaaaccgaaaacaaaaagagcAAAACTCTAGTCTGGCCTCTGCAAATGCTGTTGTTGATTTTAAATCCATCCAGCTTGGAGGCCACTGTCAATGAGCTTCAACAATCagagaaggagaaggacaACAAGGATAAAGCCCAATCAAAGTCCACCCAATCGGCCTCACGAGATAAAGATTTTTCCGCCAAGCAATTTATAGAAAGCATTAAGCGAGGCCTGGGCCAGCATTCGCCATCAAAACAGGTTACAGAATCATCTGCCATTGCATGTGTCAAGCTCTGCAAAGCCTCCACCTACATCAACATCAACGATTCGAATAATGTCGTCTTCAAACTGGTCcaatattttataaatgatctaAAGGCTTTACTCTTCAATCCTGCGAAGCCATTTTCCCGTGGACAGGGCTATAATTTTGCAGATATTGAGCTAATGATTGACTGCTGGGTGTCATGCTTTCGCATCAATCCGCATAATATTGAGGCATTAAAAGTGTGCCTAAATCTATCCTCGCCTCAGGCTTATCATTTTGTAATTGTTTGCTCTCTGCTACG TTTGGCCCACATCTATGTGGACTTTCGTCTGCAGAATAAAAATCCCTTCCGCATTGTCAACCAGCCACGTTTATCCTGGTGGCCGCAAACGGATGTTGTGCACTACCGTTCAGCGGAATTGCGAGCTCTTTTCACGGATACTTTAAACAAGGCCACACAAGGATATATAGCGCATACGCCATTGCGATACATTACCTCACTGACACTTAAATCTAAAGATACCCAAAAGGGTCTAACTCGAGCCGAGGAAGGGCCAGCCCATAAGATGCTATTACTATTGCTGGTTAGGCTTATTCACGCTGATCCGACATTGCTACTAAATACGCAGGGAAAGGTTGCCCATGAGGTGCAGAGCTCAACTTTGGAATTAATCAACGGATTGGTCAGTCTAGTACATCAAACAACCATGCCGGATGTCGCTCAAGAGGCCATGGAAGCTCTGTTGGCCTTGCACGCGCCGGAGAAGATTGAAGTGTGGAACCCAGAGGCGCCAATCAATACGTTCTGGGATGTTAGCTCACAGGTTCTGTTCTCCATATCGCAAAAACTAATCCAACATCAGATAGCCAACTATACGGATGTGTTGAAATGGTTACGTGAAATTTTGATTTGCCGGAATACGTTCCTACAGCGCCACAAGGATTATGCCCATGTTGGTAGCCAAATAGCGATTTGTAAGCAGGCCCACATCAAAATGGAAGTGGTCTTCTTTATGTATTTGTGGAGCGTGGATTTAGATGCTGTCCTCACATCGCTCTCATGCTTTGGCCTTCTCTGTGAAGAGGCTGAAATTTGTTGTAGCTCAGATGAATTGACAGTGGGTTTTATTATGCCAAATTACCATATCTATCAGGAGTTGGCACAATTGTCAACATCGGCTACAGATACCCGAATCTGCTTTTTTGATAATAGCCATGGCAACGTTTTAAGTCGTCTCACACTGCAGAAACGCATCATGACTCTTTTAAGAAAAATTGAGCATTGTGTGCATGGTGTTCAACCGGCCTGGGAGGAGACCTTTCGCAACTGGGAGGTGTCTAGCAAGGTGCTCCAAACGTATCCTAAATGCAAAGGAGAAGACGCCCAGGCCGAGGTTTTTCATCGCGGCATGGGCAAACGACGGGCAAGTCATCAGAGTTCTGAACATGATCTTGAGGAACAAATCAACGAATGGGCCAACATGACCTGGTTCCTTTTGGCTCTTGGCGGAGTTTGTTTACAGAAACGAAATAGCAGCCGACAGATTTTAGTGCAGCAATGCCAGAACAATGTTTCCCTTGGATCTTTGGCGCAGAATTCTTTATACTCGAGTTCTACAAGTTCCGGGCACGGCTCATTGCATCCAAGTACCATTTCGCTGACTGCCATACCAGCAGCACCCCCACAAGATTGTAGCTATTGTCCTGTTACACA atTTATTGGTCAGCTTTTGCGCCTGTTGGTCTGCAGCAACGAGAAAATCGGTCTCAATATACAAAAGAATGTCAAGGAGCTAGTGGGAGAGGAGATGTCCACCCAGCTGTATCCCATTCTCTTCGATCAAATACGGGCCATTGTGGAGAAATTTTTTGACCAGCAGGGCCAAGTGAATGTCAATGTTACCGACATAAATACCCAATTCATTGAGCATATAATCTACATAATGAAATCAATTTTGGATCCAAAGGCCAGCAAAGACCCTAATAACGACCAACCATCGCCATCAGAGCATTTGGGAGTGACCAGCATTGAAGGTCTTATGTTGGGCGTAGTCCGCTATGCTCGCTATCTGGACATGACAGTTTTTGCCATTCGAATCAAAACGAAACTCTGCCAACTGGTGGAGGTAATGATGAAACGACGCGACGATTTAGCTTTTCGACAGGAGATGAAATTCCGTAATAAGTTGGTGGAATATCTAACGGATTGGGTAATGGGCACATCGCACCAGATTGCACCGCCCAGCTCAGCAGATGCTTCCATATTGACCAACACCTCGTTGATATTTCGTGATTTGGATCAAGCCTGCATGGAAGCAGTAGCGGCTCTTCTGCGGGGTCTACCCCTCCAACCAGAGGAGTCGGATCGTGGCGATTTAATGGATGCCAAGAGCGCCCTGTTTTTGAAGTATTTCACCCTGTTTATGAATCTTCTTAACGATTGCATAGACAGTTCGGAGGCGGAGAAGGAACTGAATAATACCCCTCTATTGCCACCAAGACCAAGAATGGCTGCAGGCAAATTAACAGCCCTACGGAACGCCACCATACAAGCAATGTCAAATTTGCTGGGTGCCAACATTGATTCAGGTCTAATGCACTCAATTGACCTGGGCTACAATCCAGATTTGCAAACCCGAGCCGCTTTTATGGAGGTGCTAACGCAAATTCTCCAGCAGGGCACAGAATTTGATACTCTGGCTGAAACGGTGCTCGCAGATCGCTTTGAGCAGTTAGTTCAACTCGTGACAATGATCAGTGACAAGGGTGAGCTTCCCATTGCCATGGCACTGGCCAATGTGGTGACAACATCACAAATGGATGAATTGGCCCGTGTCCTAGTGACCCTTTTCGACGCCAAACATTTGCTCTCACCATTGCTATGGAACATGTTCTATCGCGAGGTTGAGGTCTCCGACTGCATGCAGACGCTATTTCGCGGAAACTCATTAGGCAGCAAAATCATGGCCTTCTGTTTTAAGATCTATGGGGCTAGTTATCTTCAAATGCTGCTTGAGCCACTGATACGTCCGCTTCTGGATGAACAGGAGGAAACCTGCTTTGAGGTGGATCCCGCTCGCTTGGATCCAAGTGAAGATATCGAAGAACATCGCAATAATTTAATTGCGCTCACCCAGAAGGTGTTCGATGCCATTATCAATTCATCGGACCGTTTCCCGCCTCAGTTGCGTTCCATGTGCCATTGTCTGTATCAAGTGCTAAGCAAACGATTCCCAAATTTACTTCAAAACAACATTGGAGCAGTGGGCACTGTGATTTTCCTCCGATTCATTAATCCAGCCATTG TTTCCCCCCAGGAGCTTGGTATTGTAGACAAACAAGTTCACAGCTCTGCCAAGCGTGGACTGATGCTTATGTCGAAAATCCTTCAGAATATAGCCAATCATGTGGAGTTCTCCAAAGAACAGCATATGCTCTGTTTCAATGACTTCTTGCGCGATCATTTCGAAGCTGGTCGTCGTTTCTTTATCCAGATTGCTTCTGATTGCGAGACTGTGGATCAGACATCACACAGCATGAGCTTCATTTCGGATGCAAACGTTTTGGCTTTGCATCGCTTGCTTTGGACGCATCAGGAGAAGATTGGCGACTACCTTTCTAGCAGTCGGGATCACAAGGCAGTGGGCAGACGTCCTTTCGATAAGATGGCCACACTATTGGCCTATTTAGGTCCACCCGAGCACAAGCCAGTCGATTCCCACATGATGTTCAGTTCATATGCTCGATGGAGCTCCATAGACATGTCCTCAACGAATTTTGAAGAAATTATGGTTAAACACCAAATGCATGAAAAAGAAGAATTCAAGACATTAAAGTCAATGAATATTTTCTATCAGGCGGGTACCAGTAAGTCCGGTTACCCCGTATTTTACTATATAGCAAGGCGTTACAA AATTGGCGAAACCAATGGCGATCTGCTCATTTATCATGTTATTCTCACTCTAAAACCCTTCTGTCACTCTCCCTTTGAAGTGGTAATTGATTTCACTCATACCTGCTCGGATAACCGATTCCGTACTGAGTTTCTACAAAAATGGTTCTATGTCTTGCCCACTGTGGCCTACGAAAATGTCCATGCGGTGTACATCTACAACTGTAATTCGTGGGTGCGTGAATATACCAAGTTTCATGATCGCATCTTGGCCCCATTGAAGGGCAACCGGAAGTTAATGTTCCTGGAGTCACCAAACAAACTCACTGATTACATTGATGccgaacaacaaaaattgccGGGAGCCACTCTCTCATTGGATGAGGATCTTAAGGTGTTTAGTAATGCCCTGAAACTAAGCCACAAGGACACAAAAGTGGCCATTAAAGTTGGTCCCACCGCCCTGCAGATTACATCAGCTGAAAAAACCAAAGTTTTGGCACACTCTGTTCTTCTCAATGACGTCTACTATGCTTCCGAAATTGAGGAGGTTTGTCTGGTGGACGATAATCAGTTCACCTTGTCCATCACCAATGAGAGTGGCCAATTGAGTTTCATACACAACGATTGTGATAATATTGTCCAAGCCATCATACACATACGAAATCGTTGGGAACTTAGCCAGCCCGATTCGGTGACAGTGCATCAGAAGATACGACCCAAGGATGTGCCAGGCACATTGCTAAATATGGCTCTACTCAACTTAGGATCGTGTGATCCGAATTTGCGGACGGCTGCTTACAATTTACTTTGTGCGTTGACTGCCACCTTTGACCTGAAGATTGAGGGACAACTACTGGAGACCCAAGGTCTGTGTATACCATCCAATAATACCATATTTATCAAATCGGTTAGCGAGAAACTGGCCACCAATGAGCCACACTTAACGCTGGAGTTTCTTGAAGAATCAATTCAGGGATTTCAACGAAGCACCATTGAACTGAAACATTTATGCTTGGAGTACATGACGCCCTGGCTAAAGAATCTAgttaaattttgcaaatccAATGACGATGCCAAAAAGTTGAAGGTGTCGCAAATTTTGGATAAACTAATTTGTCTTACCATTGACCAAAAAGAGATGTATCCCTCGGTGCAGGCGAAAATCTGGGGATCTGTTGGACAAATACCAGAACTAATTGACATGGTTCTGGATAATTTTTTGCACAAGTCCATTACCTATGGCTTGGGATCACCGCAGGTGGAGATTATGGCCGATACTGCTGTGGCTTTGGCCTCAGCCAATGTCCAATTAGTTTCCAAGAAGGTGATTACCCGCATGTGTCGAGTGATGGACAAATCCTGCACAAACCCCACCCAATATCTAGAACAGCACATGATGTGGGACGATATTGCCATTTTGGGACGCTATCTACTTATGTTGTCCTTTAACAATTGCCTAGATGTGGCCACCTCAGTGCCATATCTCTTCCACACAATTACATTTCTAGTCTGTTCGGGTTCTCTATCCATGCGAGCTTCCACCCACGGCCTGGTGATCAATATTATTCACTCACTTTGTACCTGCACAAATCCTTCATTCTCGGAAGAGGCTCAACGCGTCTTGCGTCTATCATTGGATGAATTCTCTCTGCCAAAATTCTATTTACTTTTTGGCATCAGCAAAGTTAAGTCTGCTGCAGTCACCGCTTTCCGCTCCAGTTGTCGTCACCCCACAGATAAGTGGCTAGGAAATGAACGAGTAACCCAACCCCTGCCCGCTGATCGAGAACGTTTGTCGCTGCCCTCGCTGGAAGTAATCACAGATGCATTGCTTGAGATCATGGAGGCCTGCATGCGCGATGTTCCTGACTGCGAATGGCTTAACATTTGGACTTCATTAGCACGTAGCTTCGCCTTCTGCTATAATCCCGCCTTGCAACCCCGAGCCCTAATTGTTTTTGGATGCATTAGCAAGAGTGTAACGGATCATGAAGTGAAGCAATTGCTTCGCATACTAGTCAAGGCTCTAGAATCGTTCAATGATTTAATTCTGATTGAGGCTTTGGTCATGTGCCTGACCCGCATTCAACCTCTCTTACGTCCTGAATCGCCCATACATCGAGCTCTATTTTGGGTGGCCATCTCAGTGCTGCAGCTAGACGAGATTACCCTTTATGCTGCTGGTCTGGCTCTATTGGAACAAAATTTGCACACGCTTAAATCCCAAGGATGCTTTGACAAAACGGAGACTATAGCCGAGGTTATGATGCAGACGCGCGAAAAGTTGGAATGGCATTTCAAGCAACTCGATCATGCCGTCGGTCTTTCATTTCGCAGTAACTTCCATTTCGCTTTAGTAGGACATCTCATAAAG GGTTTCCGTCATCCAACGCCAACCACTGTATCCCGTACATCGCGTGTCCTCACCATGTTATTGGGCATAATTGCCAAGCCACTGCATCGGGACAAATTCGAAGTCACGCCGGACAGTGTGGCCTATCTTACGGCTTTGGTAGCTGTCTCAGAGGAGGTTCGATCTCGTTGTCATGTGAAACATGCTCTACCCCGCTGGCCAGCCGATTTAGGTGGCAGTGTGGAGAATGGCGAACTAGCTAATGGTGCAATGCAGGCC ATTGGTCAGCCTTTGTCACGTCGGCAGAAAAGCTGGGATATACTCGATCAATCGGCATTACAATTCGCCCGCCAGCACAAAGTACCCACACTTCAG GAACGCGGTTCTCGTTCTTCAGTGTCGAATGAATCGAATGTTCTGCTTGATCCAGAAGTGTTACCCGATTTGTCTATCCAAGCCTTGGTCCTTACTGTTTTGGCCACTCTAGTCAAATACTCATCAGATGAGGGTGAAACACGTGTCCTATATCAGTATTTAGCCGAAGGCTCTGTCGTCTTCCCCAAAGTGTTTCCCGTAAT TCACTCCTTATTGGATCAGAAGATCAACAATATATTATCGGTGTCTCATGATCAAGTTGTACTGAACTCTGTGCAAAATATCATACAGAATATGCTGGCTAGCGAAGACCCATCGCAACAGCAATTGCATTTCCTGCAAAGCTGCGGATTTGGTGGTCTGTGGCGTTTCGCTGGACCATTTACCAAG TACAACATGATGGGGGAATCTTCTGAATTATTTGTCAACTGTTTGGAATACATGGTGGAAACATGCTTGCCAGGAGATGAAACAGCTCCGGTTCCACCCTCACCGCGTCCCTATAATCTTAGTTCAAGCTTGAGTAGCCTGACCTTGGGTTCTCCAACGGATAAGG CTGCatga